The Labeo rohita strain BAU-BD-2019 chromosome 22, IGBB_LRoh.1.0, whole genome shotgun sequence genomic sequence TTTGTTTCCAATcttcttctgtttttattactattttattattatatatactattttCTTACCTAATTCAGTTTCCCATTTTATCTTAATATTatctaagaaaaatattttctagTCTAATTTTACTATAATCATAAAACACAACAGAGGGTAAATATCATctgaagtttttattttaatctcatCCTTTAGATAACCACTTGTACCTTTCATTGTAATATCAGTGTttcttttagcatttttttttagcataaagCCACTTtggcttttattattattattattattattattattattattattatttttattttattttattatttatttatttatttatttttttttttccttttttaagatttattttattggcttttttatgcctttatttggataggacagtgtagatggacaagaagcaaagtgggagagaaagaagggggtgggatcgggaaaggtccacaagctgggattcgaactcgggtcccCTGCAGCGCAATGGCGCTGTATGTCGACGCGCTAGCCACAAGGCTTTTGGCGCAGGCGGCTTTAATTATTACTTGATGGAGACAAAATAACTTGCTTTCCGAACAGAGTTTTAGCTTGTATGAGGACTATAAGGGTAACAGGATGGAAATTGAGGATATTGTGGGCATGATCctatttattacaaatgaaaactTTAGTAGTGGCAACATCTGCTCAGTTTGAGCCTCAAGCCATTGTTTTAAATACTCCCCTATgtggaaaatatttattttctgatttcTCGTTCCTCTTCCTGTCAGGTAAGTGACGTGAACGATGATGTTCGGAGGGCTGCTGTCGAGTCCATTGGATTCATCTTGTTCAGGTATGCTGCTGACTGTCCtcacctgtctctctctcatctGTCGTGTCATCCTGTGCTTCATTATAAACAGACCTCGTCAGGATGAGCCACTCTCTGATTGCTTGCCAGTAACCCTGATTAATCAGCTTTTAATGTATACACAGACAAGATTCCACCCATTCCTCTGCAGTGCTTTCCAAATGTGTTTAGAGTGTCTCCTGAAGTGCCTGTTCCTAGCAGTTGATTTTGGTCCCATTAAGAGATGGATCACTTCCTCCTATCACACCCTGTGGCACTTGCTTTGTTGTTAGTGAGAGTCTGTCTAAGTTTTGATGCCCTTTTGTGCCtagtttttctgcactgatTATATGTTTTCAGTATTGTCCTATGGATCCAACATAAAAAAACGTGCCACATCAGCTGTGCGGATCACCCCTGATAAAAGAATACTGTCCTATGCAGTAGTTTAACCAGAAATTAGTTAGCATTGTTGTTTCATTTGACTGTATTCGTTTTATGTTTGTAGTTTTtggtttaaaagtaaatattttgaaaatgtactgaTTGGTTTAATTAGTCCGGTTTAGGGTCACGCTCACATACGCATTCTTGAGTTCAAAACATCTGGAagttaaattttgaaatagCCAGCATTGATCTTGGATCGATCTGAGCGGCCACATTTGTTGACCTCACTGGTTTCAAGATGAAAATACTTTGAAGTAGTAGTTTAATTATAGGCTGAACCGCAAATCTCCATCAAAAACAGCTTGCACCTTTGAACATCCTGCATGCAGTTTGTGGAACATACTGAgttgtatgttttattattttccacTCTTTTTCTTATTGTCGGCAATAAGTTTCCCCCTCTGACGCCCCCTCTGGTGCTCGGCCAAGTAGAACTGGTGAACTATTTTAAGCCCTAAAAAGGCCATGCGATATTCCCATGATCAAttgtcagtttaaaaaaaaatctgtgtaaaTCCTTCCTGTGTTTAGAGAGTGCACAGAGCTGCAACAATTCAACAGGTTTCTGTTGCCTGTCCCACAGGCCCCGTATCCCTCCTGCACATTCAAATCACAACTGTGGACCTTCCTCTTGTGGTTGTTGATTGATCGCTCACTACAAATACGAATGGAATGTTTccgctatgttttttttttcttcataggaatggatttttcattttcaacttcAAAGTTGCACCATTGATGTGTCTTTGTGCATTTATAACCACAAAACACTTAGTTCATGCGTTTTTGCATATTCAGTTagagaaacattttatattctGAATGCATAATGAAAACGTGATTTaatctgcaaaaaaatgtttatttggcAATAGTTGAGAAGAATGTTGAAAAATGTCAGTATCTACAAACAGTTCTATTTTGCACGTACAAAAGCACTTAGAAGTAAACAAAAACTGCCTTAACTTAGTGaggcatttattattattcttcctcGTGTGCAGAAGGTAAGTGAAGATGTGATTTATTTGAGACTTGTGCTTATCTTGAAGGTGTCTTACTTTAGCTTCACATTGTAGACCCTGTCTATTAACTTTGGGATGTGTGAAGACAGTCTTTGCTGTAAGTACTGTGctgtaagtttatttttacagagCTGACAATTACTAGGCTGGCCATTACTTTCACAACCCAAAgctattttatgtgttttgggTGTTCATCTTATGTGCCATTCTATCCCTCAATCCAAAGCCATGCAAAATAAACCCCATGACCATTTTATGCAGTCCTTCTGAACTCCGTTCAGACCGTATCTGGTCAGTTCCCATGAGAACGTCTGGCACTGAATGACTGGCACATCTCTATCTTGGCTTCATATCTGTATCCGATATACTACACGTGGCTTACGTGTTCATCAGGTTTGCAGTCATCATTCTCCGTCAGGAGTAACATGTCCAGCGTGATGTTTGCAGAGGTCTGCAGGTGTGTGGGACGACGGCGGAGAGGACTCTGATAGCTTACGGGGCTGATGCCGTTCTTCATACCATGTTTCATAAACCGTTTTGAGTTTTCAGTCACCGATGACCGAAACGAAATTCTGTTTCTCCGTTGCATTCTTGGCGTCCTTACATGTCTGTAATTGCATGTGATGTAGCGCCTAAAGGCCTGCCTGAACGTCCTGTTGAACAGCGTATAAACCAGTGGGTTGATTCCCGACGAAACGTAGCCCACCCATTGAAAGATATCCAACAGCTGTTCCACTAGATTACTGTCGCACCCTTGACAGAGTACAGAAGTCACATTGGTAATGAAGAAAGGACACCACATTACAACAAACAACATGAATACAATCCCCAGAACTTTTGATGCCCTTTGTTCGTTGCTCAAGTTTTGCATGGACCTCTTTCCTATGGTGGACATCCTGCGGAGAGGGACCTCGTCCCGTGTGACTGAATGCAGCGTTCTGTCTCTCTTTATTCCATTTGCAATGACCACTTTCTCAGGCGATGAGGGAACCGGCAGTTCCTGCTGGAAGACGGTGGAAATGTTGGGCCTTGTAGCTCTCGATCTCAAAAGATAGGCCTTCTTGCGCAGTACTTGGATTGTCAGTAAGTAGATAATCATCATTATTGTAAGGGGTATAAAGAAAGCCGTCAAAGACCCATACACCTTGAAGTCCCCGAAGCCTTCTAGCGACAGCAGACAGGTGTGGTTGTTGTTGAAGGTGATGTTGTTGGGATGGTCAAAGACTTGTAGCCCTTTGATTGGAATTGGTATTGCAATACCTGATGGAGAAAGACCAATTGTTAAATTGAGCAGAGAATAAGGTTTGCATAAAACACTGAAGTAAACACACCAATTAAAATTGACTTTAGGTGTGTCCAACCTTGTTCCTGAAGGCACACCTTCCTCCTGAGTTTATACACACCTATACCCGCTAAATGTGGTCCTTGGGATTACTTGAAATTTCTAGGAGCGGTTGTGACCAGATTTTATTAACCCCAACTTTACTTGGGATTTActtttcttatttactttgtCTGAATTATATAGAcaaggggtgcccaaactcagttcTGGAGGACGGCGGTCCTCCAAggccgagtttgggcacccctgatttagAGTCTCACCCCTTCTTCAAGTCTCTTGTCTTGACTCGCACTCAACCTTCTTCGGGTCTTGGTCTTGACTCCCATTTAACCTACGCTAGTCTTGGCCTGACTTGGACCTCAATGAGCTGATTTTGACTTGTCCGCAGGTTTGAGTTAAACTCTCCAGGAAGGTGTATATCcaggagcaggactggacaGCATTGGACTAGGTCAGGGGTCTCCAAACTTGGTTCTGGGGGGGGCAGTGTTGTGCAGAGCTTATCTCTAATACACCTTGCCTGGATGTTTGTAGCacacctagtaagaccttgattagctggttcaggtgtatctaattagggttggagctaaactctgcaggacactggccctccaggaccaagttcgGAGACCCCTGGACTAGGTTTTTGTATAGTCCAGGAATAGTCAGTGTTGGTCCTGGAGTGCTGTTGACCTGCAAAGTTTAgttccaactctaatcaaacacacctgaacaagctaatcaaggtcttcaggattactaggaCTACAGGcaggtgactttttttttcagggttaaaactaaactctgcaggacatcggcaCTCCATAGACCTTCTGTTTTTTTACGGAATCCTACTAGTTGATGGACTAGTAGCAAAACAACTATTTGACTAAACAAATTCTGCAGAAGCCCTGAATAGTTTGACTTGAGTGGCGTCATCTGATCCCAATTAGGTTCTTATGATGCGTTCACATAAGATGAGGTATCTTTTTCAAAAACAGCTGGGCATGGCACCATGTAATGGAACAGAGCACAGGCCTCGAGGCCTGTTTTAACTTGATACAGCATCTTATAAAAGCAAAACTCATAGTGCAGTATAATTGAAAACAGCAGGAGATGTCTTTGTCAATATTGTGAAACTCTTGTGTAATAAGGCGAATAGTGTATACATTTGCCATTCATTACTAATAATAGCAGTTACAGCACCAATAACACATCCTGGACTTGAGGTCTCTCGGTTTAAGTATCTATAACCATCAGCTGCTGCTGCCTGTTTTGTCTCAGTAATACTGCTTTGTCAAATGGAAGAAAATGCGAATTCGTTCTCAGGAGTGCAAAGGGACTTGGCGTTCATGGTCATTGTTGAAGTGACACAGCACGTGGCCTGCCTTTCATGGTGGTGAAACGGCTTCATGTTTCCAGAGCCATGCGTTGAGCTCGTCCAAACAACACAGCCAAAGTAATTGCTTGGACTGATGTTAACGAGCAGAAATTGTGAGGTGTTTACTTTCATTCCACCTCCCACAAGCCAACGTCCACGTATAACTAAAACCTGATCGTTAAAAGTAAATCTTTTTGCTTGTATAAATGGAGTCACATGACATGAGATTAATGACATTTATGCATGTGCAACTTTTCCAGAGATGAGTGTAAAGATCATTGATTGGTTTGACATTGAAGCCTACATTTGTATAAAgctataattttacattttattaaatgtaggCGATCACTAGATTTAGCAACACTAGATTTGAGTTTGTTCCGATTTTTTTGGAACAGTGTAAGCCTTGTCATCATCTGGAAGGAAATAGTGgcattttgagtgtttttaaaaaggcaGGCATTTCCTGCATCTGTAAAGGCagtatttccttttgttttttataatagtTGTAAACCGTGTTGGGGTAGCACATCACAATTAActtgagttacgtaatcagattactttttcaagtaactagtaaagtgtttgattactttttaaagtagaatatcagagttactttttcaaatcgGTAACGccagtttctttgtttttccatgtAATGACTGACTTCCAGTTTCTCTCAATATGGAGAGCTGTAAGTACAGAGGCGTTGTGTAAACATatttactgtagttctagaccaaatgtcaaaatgcatttactcatctcacttgcACACAAATAGGTTCAGGAAGTAGAACAATGCAATACTTTCCCCAAAAAGTAACCAAGCAATGCACTTAGTTACGTTTTTTTTAGGAAGTAACTCGATATTGTAATGTGCTACTTTCCAAAAAAGTAATTAAgcaatgcaattagttactttttttttttctgagtaattcaatattgtaatgcgttactttccaaaaaaatgaaCCAATGCAGTTACTTTTTTGGGGGAGTAAGTCAATATTGTAATGTTatgttccaaaaataaataaataaataaataaagcaatgcaactagttacttttttaagggagtaactcaatattgtaatgcgttactttccaaaaaaaactaattaaccAATgcagttagttacttttttgggAGAGAAAGACAATATTGTAATGCGTTCATGACTAAGCATGCagttaattactttatttttctggAGTAACTCGATATTGTAATGATTTACATTCCAAGAAAAGTAACTAAGCAGTGCAATTAGTTaccttttttagggagtaactcaatattgtaatgtgttactttccaaaaaagtaactaagcaatgcagttacttttttttttatggattaacTCAATATTGTTatgtgttactttaaaaatttTTTACTAAGGAATGCgaatagttactttttttactcaatattgtaatgcgtTATGTTCCAAAGAAAGTAACTAAGCAATGCAGTTAGTTAtgtttttagggagtaacgcaatattgtaatgcgttacattacaaaaaaaagtaacaaagcaatGCAGTTAGTTACCTTTTTAGAGAGTAcctcaatattgtaatgttaCGTtccaaaaaagtaactaagcaGTGCAATTAGTTACCTTTTTTAGgtagtaactcaatattgtaatgtgttacgttccaaaaaaagtaacaaagcaatGCAATTAGTTATGTTTTTaaggagtaacgcaatattgtaatgcgttactttaaaaaaaattactaaggaatgcaattagttactttttttagggggtaactcaatattgtaatgttaTGTTCCAAAAAGGGTAACTAAGCAATGCAGTTAGTTAtgtttttagggagtaacgcaatattgtaatgcgttacattacaaaaaaaagtaacaaagcaatGCAATTAGTTGTGTTTTTaaggagtaacgcaatattgtaatgcattacattacaaaaaaaaataacaaagcaaTGCAGTTAGTTgccttttttagggagtaacttaATATTGTATTGCGCTACTTtccaaaaaagtaactaagcaatgcaattagttactttttttagggagtaactcaatattgtaatgcattattttaaaaaaagttaatgcaactaagttaatgcattacttttaaaagtaacttcccTTAACAGTGAACATACTAAATTATTCAAGACCCCCTAATTGGTGAATGAAAATACTGAACACAGTATTTCTTTCATGTAATACGTCAtccaaagtgtttttttttctttttttttttttttcttcatcttgGAGCAATAGCATTGTGACGTACCTATAGAGATTAGCCAGACGAGTGCGATTTTTGCCAGCACTTTAGCTCTGGACTTGAACTGGCTGTGCTGGATTGGTTTCTTGATGGCAACGTAGCGGTCGAGGGAGATGGCGCACAGGTGCATGATGGAGGCCGTTGAAAACAAGACATCCAGAAACAGCCAGATAGGGCACAGGAAATCTGCAAGGGGCCATCTGGAGTCTAAAATATGAAGAGAATATTAAGCACCAATCAGTGGGCTCCGAATTTAAAAGAGGACACACTGAGAccttttttggcattttgcaACGGGACACGCACTCATTTTCaagacatgtttttaacattatttcatGCACGCTAACTCAGCATGGCTTTCGTCAGAGTTATGCCATTCAGTGTTTCCGGAAAACTCCAGCCATAACCTGTTCCCTCAAGTAATctaaaactattattaattGCTTGTTCCTCCTCTTTAGTCACCCATGAAGAACTTCAGATAAgtcaaatatgttttaaataacagaTCCTTCATAGTGATACTAAACGTTTGATAGTGATGAAAGGGGAAAGAAATGACTTCTGAGGAATAACCAATCTGATACAgtttttataattcatataaaacaaatatgtagATACTGTAGATTGGATTTCCTTGTTTATAGTCTCTAGTTTGAACATGGATTGAATTACTTCAAATTCATCCCAGCTTTTGCATCTCGTCTTGTATTTAGTGGAtcttaacattattaaataaatagatacaaGCTTGAGTTGAACAAAAATGGTTGAAAAGATTAAACACTCGGGGGCTTTTGGACTATTCATCAAGGTCTTCACTGACGCTGTTTATTTTAGTGACAGACATGAAATGCTGGATAATTGAGTTGAGCTTCATCCCATTGGACTTACAGATGCTGTTGTTTAATTACGTTGTTTTTATCttgtcagtttttgtttgtctttgtcaTGGTCAAGTAGAGTTGATAAACTGCATGGTACGTGCCATATTATTGCTCTCATGACAATCCCACATTTACCAGAAggtaaaatgcaaattttagtTAAATCTACAACTAAAACTCTTAATAAGCTTATCCAAATACTTCATGCTTATATTTCAAACATGATTTCTAGACCTCATGGACCTAAACCATAGTGTATCTCcaaacttgtgtgtgtgttagcagACCTCCATGGTTTGGAGAGCCTATAACCAGATGTTGAAAGCTGGCGTTGGTCAAATAACCCCTCTTTACTAAACAGATCCTCATAGAAGCTCTTCAGAGAGGGCTACGTTATTGCCAGCTGAGCTTTTTCTGAATCCAGCCACATAAATGTAACCATATATATAGTGTCTCCCCCCAAATCAGAGCAACCATCTTTTATCCAAACAGGCATTGTTGTTCGATAAATTCTAAATGTTGCAtcttataattaataattttgtggaGTATAAGTGGGTGGTCACACCATTTTCCATTGCAAAATATGGTCATTGTAATGTAGTTGGGAATTTTGCATAAGGGTGACAGATTTCCAAAAGATTTTGCAATGCGAATTTGCTTTGTTGACAAACAGATAACCACTTGgttaaaaagtgattttatgcGAGCTGTGCTTCGTGCGTAACTTCACTATTGACAGTAGACAGTGGGTCTTTTTTGCCCACAACATTTCAGCTAATGTAACTGCAGCCTGagaactaaaacaataaaaatctgtaaaagATTGTTCATTTATATGCACCAATacagcagtaaat encodes the following:
- the htr2b gene encoding 5-hydroxytryptamine receptor 2B isoform X2, which codes for MASYSISSMLDPQQPGEQLRWAALLILLVIIPTIGGNILVILAVSLERKLQNATNFFLMSLAVADLLVGLLVMPIALVTVLFRIAIPIPIKGLQVFDHPNNITFNNNHTCLLSLEGFGDFKVYGSLTAFFIPLTIMMIIYLLTIQVLRKKAYLLRSRATRPNISTVFQQELPVPSSPEKVVIANGIKRDRTLHSVTRDEVPLRRMSTIGKRSMQNLSNEQRASKVLGIVFMLFVVMWCPFFITNVTSVLCQGCDSNLVEQLLDIFQWVGYVSSGINPLVYTLFNRTFRQAFRRYITCNYRHVRTPRMQRRNRISFRSSVTENSKRFMKHGMKNGISPVSYQSPLRRRPTHLQTSANITLDMLLLTENDDCKPDEHVSHV
- the htr2b gene encoding 5-hydroxytryptamine receptor 2B isoform X1; this encodes MASYSISSMLDPQQPGEQLRWAALLILLVIIPTIGGNILVILAVSLERKLQNATNFFLMSLAVADLLVGLLVMPIALVTVLFHSRWPLADFLCPIWLFLDVLFSTASIMHLCAISLDRYVAIKKPIQHSQFKSRAKVLAKIALVWLISIGIAIPIPIKGLQVFDHPNNITFNNNHTCLLSLEGFGDFKVYGSLTAFFIPLTIMMIIYLLTIQVLRKKAYLLRSRATRPNISTVFQQELPVPSSPEKVVIANGIKRDRTLHSVTRDEVPLRRMSTIGKRSMQNLSNEQRASKVLGIVFMLFVVMWCPFFITNVTSVLCQGCDSNLVEQLLDIFQWVGYVSSGINPLVYTLFNRTFRQAFRRYITCNYRHVRTPRMQRRNRISFRSSVTENSKRFMKHGMKNGISPVSYQSPLRRRPTHLQTSANITLDMLLLTENDDCKPDEHVSHV